One part of the Arabidopsis thaliana chromosome 1 sequence genome encodes these proteins:
- the LGT9 gene encoding Nucleotide-diphospho-sugar transferases superfamily protein (LGT9; FUNCTIONS IN: transferase activity, transferring hexosyl groups, polygalacturonate 4-alpha-galacturonosyltransferase activity, transferase activity, transferring glycosyl groups; INVOLVED IN: carbohydrate biosynthetic process; LOCATED IN: endomembrane system; EXPRESSED IN: 23 plant structures; EXPRESSED DURING: 13 growth stages; CONTAINS InterPro DOMAIN/s: Glycosyl transferase, family 8 (InterPro:IPR002495); BEST Arabidopsis thaliana protein match is: glucosyl transferase family 8 (TAIR:AT1G70090.2); Has 2080 Blast hits to 2070 proteins in 453 species: Archae - 0; Bacteria - 1044; Metazoa - 227; Fungi - 4; Plants - 722; Viruses - 0; Other Eukaryotes - 83 (source: NCBI BLink).), protein MSSRFSLTVVCLIALLPFVVGIRLIPARITSVGDGGGGGGNNGFSKLGPFMEAPEYRNGKECVSSSVNRENFVSSSSSSNDPSLVHIAMTLDSEYLRGSIAAVHSVLRHASCPENVFFHFIAAEFDSASPRVLSQLVRSTFPSLNFKVYIFREDTVINLISSSIRLALENPLNYARNYLGDILDRSVERVIYLDSDVITVDDITKLWNTVLTGSRVIGAPEYCHANFTQYFTSGFWSDPALPGLISGQKPCYFNTGVMVMDLVRWREGNYREKLEQWMQLQKKMRIYDLGSLPPFLLVFAGNVEAIDHRWNQHGLGGDNIRGSCRSLHPGPVSLLHWSGKGKPWVRLDEKRPCPLDHLWEPYDLYKHKIERAKDQSLLGFASLSELTDDSSFL, encoded by the coding sequence atgTCGTCGCGTTTTTCTTTGACGGTGGTGTGTTTGATTGCTCTGTTACCGTTTGTTGTTGGTATACGGTTGATTCCGGCGAGGATCACGAGTGTCGGTGAtggcggcggcggaggaggtaATAATGGGTTTAGTAAACTTGGTCCGTTTATGGAAGCTCCGGAGTATAGAAACGGCAAGGAGTGTGTATCTTCATCAGTGAACAGAGAGAACTTCGTGTCGTCTTCTTCTAGTTCTAATGATCCTTCGCTTGTTCACATCGCTATGACTTTGGACTCAGAGTATCTCCGTGGATCAATCGCAGCCGTTCATTCTGTTCTTCGCCACGCGTCTTGTCCAGAGAACGTCTTCTTCCATTTCATCGCTGCTGAGTTTGACTCTGCGAGTCCTCGTGTTCTGAGTCAACTCGTGAGGTCGACTTTTCCTTCGTTGAACTTTAAAGTCTACATTTTTAGGGAAGATACGGTGATCAATCTCATATCTTCTTCGATTAGACTAGCTTTGGAGAATCCGTTGAACTATGCTCGGAACTATCTCGGAGATATTCTTGATCGAAGTGTTGAACGAGTCATTTATCTTGACTCGGATGTTATAACTGTGGATGATATCACAAAGCTTTGGAACACGGTTTTGACCGGGTCACGAGTCATCGGAGCTCCGGAGTATTGTCACGCGAACTTCACTCAGTATTTCACTTCCGGGTTCTGGTCAGACCCGGCTTTACCGGGTCTAATCTCGGGTCAAAAGCCTTGCTATTTCAACACAGgagtgatggtgatggatCTTGTTAGATGGAGAGAAGGGAATTACAGAGAGAAGTTAGAGCAATGGATGCaattgcagaagaagatgagaatcTACGATCTTGGATCATTACCACCGTTTCTTTTGGTGTTTGCGGGTAATGTTGAAGCTATTGATCATAGATGGAACCAACATGGTTTAGGAGGAGACAATATACGAGGAAGTTGTCGGTCATTGCATCCTGGTCCTGTGAGCTTGTTGCATTGGAGTGGTAAAGGTAAGCCATGGGTTAGACTTGATGAGAAGAGGCCTTGTCCGTTGGATCATCTTTGGGAGCCATATGATTTGTATAAGCATAAGATTGAGAGAGCTAAAGATCAGTCTCTGCTTGGGTTTGCTTCTCTGTCGGAGTTGACTGATGATTCAAGCTTCTTGTGA
- the IAR4 gene encoding thiamine diphosphate-binding fold (THDP-binding) superfamily protein (IAA-CONJUGATE-RESISTANT 4 (IAR4); FUNCTIONS IN: cobalt ion binding, pyruvate dehydrogenase (acetyl-transferring) activity, zinc ion binding; INVOLVED IN: response to salt stress, metabolic process; LOCATED IN: cytosol, mitochondrion, nucleus; EXPRESSED IN: 26 plant structures; EXPRESSED DURING: 15 growth stages; CONTAINS InterPro DOMAIN/s: Dehydrogenase, E1 component (InterPro:IPR001017), Pyruvate dehydrogenase (acetyl-transferring) E1 component, alpha subunit, subgroup y (InterPro:IPR017597); BEST Arabidopsis thaliana protein match is: pyruvate dehydrogenase complex E1 alpha subunit (TAIR:AT1G59900.1); Has 9959 Blast hits to 9956 proteins in 1842 species: Archae - 124; Bacteria - 6117; Metazoa - 560; Fungi - 255; Plants - 209; Viruses - 0; Other Eukaryotes - 2694 (source: NCBI BLink).), whose amino-acid sequence MALSRLSSRSNTFLKPAITALPSSIRRHVSTDSSPITIETAVPFTSHLCESPSRSVETSSEEILAFFRDMARMRRMEIAADSLYKAKLIRGFCHLYDGQEALAVGMEAAITKKDAIITSYRDHCTFIGRGGKLVDAFSELMGRKTGCSHGKGGSMHFYKKDASFYGGHGIVGAQIPLGCGLAFAQKYNKDEAVTFALYGDGAANQGQLFEALNISALWDLPAILVCENNHYGMGTATWRSAKSPAYFKRGDYVPGLKVDGMDALAVKQACKFAKEHALKNGPIILEMDTYRYHGHSMSDPGSTYRTRDEISGVRQVRDPIERVRKLLLTHDIATEKELKDMEKEIRKEVDDAVAQAKESPIPDASELFTNMYVKDCGVESFGADRKELKVTLP is encoded by the exons GCCGGCGATTACCGCCTTGCCCTCCTCCATCCGCCGTCATGTTTCCACAGACTCATCACCGATCACAATCGAAACCGCCGTCCCTTTCACATCGCATCTATGTGAATCACCGTCACGCTCCGTCGAGACTTCATCGGAGGAGATCTTAGCCTTTTTCCGTGACATGGCTCGGATGAGGAGGATGGAGATCGCAGCAGATTCTCTTTACAAGGCGAAGCTGATCCGTGGGTTCTGTCATTTGTACGATGGTCAAGAGGCTTTAGCGGTGGGAATGGAAGCGGCGATTACCAAAAAAGATGCGATTATCACATCGTATCGTGATCACTGTACTTTCATTGGTCGTGGTGGGAAGCTTGTTGATGCTTTCTCTGAGCTTATGGGGAGAAAAACTGGTTGTTCTCATGGTAAAGGAGGATCTATGCATTTCTATAAGAAAGATGCTTCCTTTTATGGTGGACATGGGATTGTTGGTGCTCAGATTCCATTGGGATGTGGTTTGGCTTTTGCTCAGAAGTATAATAAGGATGAGGCTGTGACTTTTGCTTTGTATGGTGATGGTGCTGCGAATCAGGGACAGTTGTTTGAGGCCTTGAACATTTCGGCTTTGTGGGATTTGCCTGCGATTCTTGTTTGCGAGAATAACCATT ATGGAATGGGAACGGCTACATGGAGGTCGGCTAAGTCTCCGGCTTATTTCAAGCGTGGAGATTATGTTCCTGGCTTGAAG GTGGATGGTATGGATGCACTGGCTGTGAAACAGGCGTGCAAGTTTGCCAAGGAGCATGCTCTCAAGAATGGTCCTATT ATCCTTGAGATGGACACTTACAGATACCACGGTCACTCTATGTCTGACCCAGGAAGCACTTACCGTACTCGTGATGAAATCTCTGGCGTGAGACAG GTGCGTGATCCAATTGAAAGGGTGCGAAAGTTGCTCTTAACTCATGACATAGCTACCGAAAAAGAGCTTAAG GAcatggagaaagagataagGAAAGAAGTAGATGACGCCGTAGCTCAGGCCAAG GAGAGCCCGATACCAGATGCATCTGAGCTATTCACAAACATGTACGTGAAAGACTGCGGAGTTGAG TCGTTTGGAGCAGACAGAAAAGAACTCAAAGTAACACTTCCATAG
- a CDS encoding Interleukin-1 receptor-associated kinase 4 protein (Interleukin-1 receptor-associated kinase 4 protein; FUNCTIONS IN: molecular_function unknown; INVOLVED IN: biological_process unknown; LOCATED IN: cellular_component unknown; BEST Arabidopsis thaliana protein match is: Concanavalin A-like lectin protein kinase family protein (TAIR:AT1G70130.1); Has 17 Blast hits to 17 proteins in 3 species: Archae - 0; Bacteria - 0; Metazoa - 0; Fungi - 0; Plants - 17; Viruses - 0; Other Eukaryotes - 0 (source: NCBI BLink).): MMLLSKASLLTAETLRSSKNSLMLLHATRVSKPPLLTFLYRLLDERLKPRYPEEQLAVVLRGFLCLHLVAAFRSNVSSIIQFLDNVAQFSHNLLGMVKSPKINGANSNHIIMGEDQTHDGNTKISSEETESTILSNGVVE, translated from the exons ATGATGCTACTTTCAAAAGCATCTCTCTTGACAGCTGAAACTCTACGTAGCTCCAAGAACAGCTTAATGCTACTACATGCTACTCGTGTGTCTAAACCACCTCTACTTACTTTTCTGTACAG GTTGCTTGATGAGAGGCTCAAGCCTAGGTACCCAGAGGAGCAGCTGGCAGTAGTTTTGCGTGGCTTCCTTTGTTTGCATTTGGTTGCAGCTTTCAGATCAAACGTGTCGAGCATCATTCAATTCTTAGACAATGTGGCTCAGTTTTCTCACAATTTGCTTGGCATGGTGAAATCTCCAAAAATAAATGGAGCCAACTCAAACCACATAATCATGGGAGAAGATCAAACCCATGATGGTAACACTAAAATATCATCAGAAGAAACTGAATCTACAATTCTATCTAATGGGGTTGTAGAATAA
- the FH4 gene encoding formin homologue 4 (formin homologue 4 (FH4); FUNCTIONS IN: actin binding, protein binding; INVOLVED IN: actin filament polymerization; LOCATED IN: cell-cell junction, plasma membrane; EXPRESSED IN: 19 plant structures; EXPRESSED DURING: 13 growth stages; CONTAINS InterPro DOMAIN/s: Actin-binding FH2/DRF autoregulatory (InterPro:IPR003104), Actin-binding FH2 (InterPro:IPR015425); BEST Arabidopsis thaliana protein match is: formin 8 (TAIR:AT1G70140.1); Has 28239 Blast hits to 15205 proteins in 945 species: Archae - 44; Bacteria - 3418; Metazoa - 10057; Fungi - 3019; Plants - 7022; Viruses - 1317; Other Eukaryotes - 3362 (source: NCBI BLink).): protein MAAMLMQPWPPFLPHLTLVFLTLILFFPNQSFSQSDSPRNIETFFPNDTITPPVQSPVLSPPQNPSSSSSDSDRGNILRAVLITAASTLLVAAVFFFLVHKCRRRRNRVGGVDNTLQPPVPPLAEAALAREGFTRFGGNVKGLILDENGLDVLYWRKLQQSQRDNKGGSFRKEIIHGDDEEKNVIYSKSKKKSGPVTETPLLRGRSSTSHSVIHNDNYRNATTTHPPHVKTDSFEFVKPDPTPPPPPPPPIPVKQSATPPPPPPPKLKNNGPSPPPPPPLKKTAALSSSASKKPPPAPRGSSSGESSNGQVKLKPLHWDKVNPDSDHSMVWDKIDRGSFSFDGDLMEALFGYVAVGKKSPDDGGDKKPSSASPAQIFILDPRKSQNTAIVLKSLGMTRDELVESLMEGHDFHPDTLERLSRIAPTKEEQSAILQFDGDTKMLADAESFLFHLLKAVPCAFTRLNALLFRANYYPEISNHNKNLQTLDLACTELRSRGLFVKLLEAILKSGNRMNAGTARXDAQAFNLTALLKLSDVKSVDGKTTLLNFVVEEVVRSEGKRCVLNRRTNRSFSRSSSSSISEVISKEEQEKEYLRLGLPVVGGLSSEFTNVKKAAAVDYDTVAATCLALTSRAKDARRVLAQSEGDNKEGVRFVKKMNEFLDSVEEEVKLAKEEEKKVLELVKRTTEYYQAGAVKGKNPLHLFVIVRDFLAMVDKVCVEIARNLQRRSSMGSTQQRNAVKFPVLPPNFMSDRSRSDSGGSDSDM, encoded by the exons ATGGCTGCCATGTTGATGCAGCCATGGCCACCGTTTCTTCCTCATCTAACCCTAGTTTTCTTAACCCTAATCCTCTTTTTCCCTAATCAATCCTTTTCTCAATCCGATTCTCCTCGAAACATCGAAACATTTTTCCCAAATGACACAATCACCCCTCCAGTTCAATCTCCGGTTCTATCGCCGCCGCAAAACCCATCATCTTCGTCATCGGATTCAGACAGAGGAAATATCTTGAGGGCTGTGCTTATAACAGCAGCAAGCACTTTACTTGTAGCAGCcgtgttcttcttcctcgtccATAAATGTAGGCGGAGGAGAAACAGAGTCGGTGGCGTTGACAACACCCTTCAACCACCGGTTCCTCCGTTGGCGGAAGCGGCTTTAGCTCGTGAAGGGTTTACTCGATTCGGCGGAAACGTAAAGGGTTTGATTCTAGATGAGAATGGTCTCGATGTGTTGTATTGGAGAAAGTTACAACAGAGTCAAAGAGATAATAAAGGTGGAAGCTTTAGGAAAGAGATCATCCACGGAGAcgatgaagagaagaatgtGATTTATTCGAAGAGTAAGAAGAAATCTGGACCGGTGACGGAGACTCCTCTTCTCAGAGGAAGATCTTCGACTTCTCATAGTGTAATTCACAACGACAATTACCGAAATGCCACCACCACTCATCCTCCTCATGTCAAGACTGATTCTTTTGAATTCGTCAAACCAGATCCAActccaccaccgcctccaccACCGCCAATTCCGGTGAAGCAGAGTGCaacaccaccacctcctcctcctcctaagCTTAAGAATAATGGTCCATCTCCGCCGCCACCTCCACCGTTGAAAAAGACGGCGGCTTTGTCATCATCGGCTTCAAAAAAACCACCACCGGCTCCTAGAGGATCATCTTCAGGGGAAAGTTCAAATGGTCAGGTAAAGCTTAAGCCTTTACATTGGGATAAAGTCAATCCTGATTCTGATCATTCCATGGTTTGGGACAAAATCGATCGTGGCTCTTTCAG TTTCGATGGCGATCTAATGGAGGCTCTGTTCGGCTACGTGGCGGTCGGAAAGAAATCTCCAGACGACGGCGGTGATAAAAAGCCTAGCTCAGCCTCACCGGCCCAGATTTTCATACTTGACCCGAGAAAGTCACAGAACACAGCAATTGTGCTCAAATCCTTAGGAATGACTCGTGACGAGCTTGTGGAATCGTTAATGGAAGGTCATGATTTTCATCCAGATACACTAGAGAGACTCTCTAGAATAGCTCCAAcgaaagaagaacaatcagCGATTCTCCAATTCGACGGTGATACGAAAATGCTCGCAGACGCTGAATCGTTTCTGTTTCATCTTCTAAAGGCGGTGCCTTGTGCGTTTACTCGTCTTAATGCGTTACTCTTTAGAGCTAATTACTATCCAGAGATCTCAAACCATAACAAAAATCTTCAGACGTTGGATTTGGCTTGTACAGAGCTTAGGTCACGTGGCTTGTTCGTGAAGCTATTGGAAGCGATTCTGAAATCTGGAAACAGAATGAATGCAGGAACAGCTAGAGAGATGCTCAAGCTTTTAATCTCACCGCGCTTTTGAAACTTTCTGATGTTAAGAGTGTTGATGGGAAGACGACTTTGCTTAACTTTGTTGTGGAAGAAGTGGTTAGGTCTGAAGGGAAGCGATGCGTGCTTAACCGAAGGACTAACCGTAGCTTTAGCCGTAGTAGCAGCAGTTCGATCTCCGAGGTTATATCGaaggaagaacaagagaaagagtatCTTAGACTCGGTTTACCTGTTGTTGGAGGGTTAAGCTCTGAGTTCACCAATGTTAAGAAAGCTGCAGCTGTAGACTATGACACTGTTGCTGCAACGTGCTTGGCTCTTACGTCTAGAGCGAAAGATGCTAGACGAGTGTTAGCGCAGAGCGAAGGAGATAACAAAGAAGGAGTGAGgtttgtgaagaagatgaatgagTTTCTTGATTCGGTTGAGGAAGAAGTGAAGTTagcgaaagaagaagagaagaaagtgttGGAGCTTGTGAAGAGAACAACAGAGTATTATCAAGCAGGAGCTGTGAAAGGAAAGAATCCActtcatttgtttgttattgttaGAGATTTTCTTGCAATGGTTGATAAAGTTTGCGTAGAGATCGCAAGGAATTTGCAGAGGAGGTCATCAATGGGGAGTACTCAGCAGAGGAATGCGGTTAAGTTTCCGGTTTTGCCTCCGAATTTCATGTCGGATAGATCAAGAAGTGATTCGGGTGGATCAGATTCCGATATGTGA
- the FH4 gene encoding formin homologue 4 codes for MAAMLMQPWPPFLPHLTLVFLTLILFFPNQSFSQSDSPRNIETFFPNDTITPPVQSPVLSPPQNPSSSSSDSDRGNILRAVLITAASTLLVAAVFFFLVHKCRRRRNRVGGVDNTLQPPVPPLAEAALAREGFTRFGGNVKGLILDENGLDVLYWRKLQQSQRDNKGGSFRKEIIHGDDEEKNVIYSKSKKKSGPVTETPLLRGRSSTSHSVIHNDNYRNATTTHPPHVKTDSFEFVKPDPTPPPPPPPPIPVKQSATPPPPPPPKLKNNGPSPPPPPPLKKTAALSSSASKKPPPAPRGSSSGESSNGQVKLKPLHWDKVNPDSDHSMVWDKIDRGSFSFDGDLMEALFGYVAVGKKSPDDGGDKKPSSASPAQIFILDPRKSQNTAIVLKSLGMTRDELVESLMEGHDFHPDTLERLSRIAPTKEEQSAILQFDGDTKMLADAESFLFHLLKAVPCAFTRLNALLFRANYYPEISNHNKNLQTLDLACTELRSRGLFVKLLEAILKSGNRMNAGTAREMLKLLISPRF; via the exons ATGGCTGCCATGTTGATGCAGCCATGGCCACCGTTTCTTCCTCATCTAACCCTAGTTTTCTTAACCCTAATCCTCTTTTTCCCTAATCAATCCTTTTCTCAATCCGATTCTCCTCGAAACATCGAAACATTTTTCCCAAATGACACAATCACCCCTCCAGTTCAATCTCCGGTTCTATCGCCGCCGCAAAACCCATCATCTTCGTCATCGGATTCAGACAGAGGAAATATCTTGAGGGCTGTGCTTATAACAGCAGCAAGCACTTTACTTGTAGCAGCcgtgttcttcttcctcgtccATAAATGTAGGCGGAGGAGAAACAGAGTCGGTGGCGTTGACAACACCCTTCAACCACCGGTTCCTCCGTTGGCGGAAGCGGCTTTAGCTCGTGAAGGGTTTACTCGATTCGGCGGAAACGTAAAGGGTTTGATTCTAGATGAGAATGGTCTCGATGTGTTGTATTGGAGAAAGTTACAACAGAGTCAAAGAGATAATAAAGGTGGAAGCTTTAGGAAAGAGATCATCCACGGAGAcgatgaagagaagaatgtGATTTATTCGAAGAGTAAGAAGAAATCTGGACCGGTGACGGAGACTCCTCTTCTCAGAGGAAGATCTTCGACTTCTCATAGTGTAATTCACAACGACAATTACCGAAATGCCACCACCACTCATCCTCCTCATGTCAAGACTGATTCTTTTGAATTCGTCAAACCAGATCCAActccaccaccgcctccaccACCGCCAATTCCGGTGAAGCAGAGTGCaacaccaccacctcctcctcctcctaagCTTAAGAATAATGGTCCATCTCCGCCGCCACCTCCACCGTTGAAAAAGACGGCGGCTTTGTCATCATCGGCTTCAAAAAAACCACCACCGGCTCCTAGAGGATCATCTTCAGGGGAAAGTTCAAATGGTCAGGTAAAGCTTAAGCCTTTACATTGGGATAAAGTCAATCCTGATTCTGATCATTCCATGGTTTGGGACAAAATCGATCGTGGCTCTTTCAG TTTCGATGGCGATCTAATGGAGGCTCTGTTCGGCTACGTGGCGGTCGGAAAGAAATCTCCAGACGACGGCGGTGATAAAAAGCCTAGCTCAGCCTCACCGGCCCAGATTTTCATACTTGACCCGAGAAAGTCACAGAACACAGCAATTGTGCTCAAATCCTTAGGAATGACTCGTGACGAGCTTGTGGAATCGTTAATGGAAGGTCATGATTTTCATCCAGATACACTAGAGAGACTCTCTAGAATAGCTCCAAcgaaagaagaacaatcagCGATTCTCCAATTCGACGGTGATACGAAAATGCTCGCAGACGCTGAATCGTTTCTGTTTCATCTTCTAAAGGCGGTGCCTTGTGCGTTTACTCGTCTTAATGCGTTACTCTTTAGAGCTAATTACTATCCAGAGATCTCAAACCATAACAAAAATCTTCAGACGTTGGATTTGGCTTGTACAGAGCTTAGGTCACGTGGCTTGTTCGTGAAGCTATTGGAAGCGATTCTGAAATCTGGAAACAGAATGAATGCAGGAACAGCTAGAGAGATGCTCAAGCTTTTAATCTCACCGCGCTTTTGA
- a CDS encoding triadin (unknown protein; FUNCTIONS IN: molecular_function unknown; INVOLVED IN: biological_process unknown; LOCATED IN: cellular_component unknown; EXPRESSED IN: guard cell; BEST Arabidopsis thaliana protein match is: unknown protein (TAIR:AT1G70100.3).), translated as MGDMQVGVATIDDKGFYGLMEDTQVKAVASSNPSLQVSVSFGRFENDSLSWEKFSAFSPNKYLEEVGKCATPGSVAQKKAYFEAHYKKIAERKAEIIDQEKLMDENASFRSIVSDQESVECENGGVVVESEVDNGCNGQLSCDEDKHVTDITAKVNQVSIDESNEETIVVKECQSSVDTVKDEVKDSVDSPVLEKAEEIALEEEKIEMVVHVQERSEEVLQEDEKEETEVREEVRDDISLQNDTVDANETTKKVVKKEKKPNLIKKNDGNVRINPTRGSLKPNQVGGKPETNKTVTSRKTPPSKEMKNMMKATKKPAAPMSKSPQGFATPRVYKPAPTKTSLSTSHSSLKKEKVSPLLSKKQTAPKSLHISMNLDPPASDPTALPSTRKSLIMERMGDKDIVKRAFKSFQKSFDFKSSVDGLNTAVKQNPAKPTIIPSVATRQKENGRPTKASSMEKRSGTTAYRSPSHGLKSNETAEKQQKEISKSGARPLEKTRLQKNPKAGVIDAKTRRDSLNPKAKPVQGSLPMRTVSKSSLDKVL; from the exons ATGGGTGATATGCAAGTTGGTGTTGCCACTATTGACGATAAG ggtttttatggTTTGATGGAGGATACACAAGTAAAGGCGGTGGCTTCATCGAACCCGAGCTTGCAAGTGTCGGTTTCTTTTGGTAGGTTTGAGAATGATTCACTTTCATGGGAGAAGTTCTCAGCTTTCTCTCCAAATAAGTACTTGGAGGAAGTTGGCAAGTGTGCTACTCCAGGATCAGTTGCTCAAAAGAAGGCTTATTTTGAAGCTCATTATAAGAAGATTGCTGAGAGGAAAGCTGAGATTATAGATCAGGAGAAACTAATGGACGAGAACGCATCTTTTAGATCTATTGTTTCAGATCAGGAGAGTGTGGAATGCGAAAATGGCGGGGTGGTGGTAGAGTCTGAGGTTGATAATGGTTGTAATGGGCAATTATCTTGTGATGAAGATAAGCATGTGACTGACATTACTGCTAAAGTGAATCAAGTGAGTATTGATGAGAGTAATGAAGAAACTATTGTTGTCAAGGAATGTCAAAGCTCGGTTGATACGGTGAAAGACGAAGTCAAGGACAGTGTGGATAGTCCAGTATTGGAGAAAGCAGAGGAGATTGCTCTTGAGGAAGAGAAGATAGAAATGGTCGTCCATGTGCAGGAGAGATCAGAAGAGGTTTTACAAGaggatgagaaagaagagacaGAAGTAAGAGAAGAAGTGAGAGACGACATTTCATTACAAAATGATACTGTGGATGCAAATGAAACGACGAAGAAGGtggtgaagaaagagaaaaagccTAATCTAATCAAGAAGAATGATGGAAATGTGCGGATTAATCCTACGAGAGGCTCTCTTAAg CCTAATCAGGTGGGGGGAAAACCggaaactaacaaaactgtaACGAGTAGGAAAACTCCACCGAGCAAGGAGATGAAAAACATGATGAAAGCAACAAAGAAACCAGCAGCACCAATGTCAAAATCCCCACAAGGGTTTGCAACTCCAAGAGTGTACAAGCCAGCTCCAACAAAAACTTCATTGTCTACATCTCACTCTTcgttgaagaaggaaaaggtCTCGCCTTTACTGAGTAAAAAACAAACCGCTCCAAAGTCATTGCATATCTCTATGAATCTGGATCCACCTGCTTCCGATCCTACTGCTCTTCCAAGCACTAGAAAATCATTGATCATGGAGCGAATGGGAGATAAAGACATTGTCAAACGTGCATTCAAATCATTTCAAAAGAGTTTCGACTTCAAGTCTTCTGTCGACGGGCTAAACACAGCAGTAAAGCAG AATCCTGCAAAGCCAACAATTATTCCGTCAGTAGCTACTCGTCAGAAGGAAAATGGCAG GCCTACAAAAGCAAGTAGCATGGAGAAGAGAAGTGGTACTACCGCCTATCGTTCTCCATCTCATGGACTCAAAAGCAATGAAACCGctgagaaacaacaaaaggaG ATTTCCAAGTCTGGTGCAAGACCTTTAGAGAAGACACGCTTGCAGAAGAACCCAAAG GCAGGAGTGATTGATGCCAAAACGCGGAGGGACTCTCTTAATCCGAAAGCAAAACCTGTGCAGGGTTCTCTTCCAATGCGGACCGTATCGAAAAGCTCTTTAGACAAAGTGTTATGA